A single window of Nicotiana tomentosiformis chromosome 1, ASM39032v3, whole genome shotgun sequence DNA harbors:
- the LOC104106127 gene encoding uncharacterized protein, whose product MALLSSVSVAHVSFSISNLQVPRNYRRLPILLASSSATPSHESSSSTQSGNVLSSTNSPPKVPFVESSKTPDDGFNYALANPNGNPVVRFVQHTESTIERAIFDFRFLALLAIGGSLAGSLLCFLNGCVYIVDAYKVYWSSCVKGIHTGQMVLRLVEAIDVYLAGTVMLIFGMGLYGLFITNVSPDVHPSRDRALKQSSLFGMFALKERPKWMKISSLDELKTKVGHVIVMILLVKMFERSKMVTIATGTDLLSYSVCIFLSSASLYILHNLHKE is encoded by the exons ATGGCTTTATTAAGTTCAGTTTCAGTAGCGCACGTATCATTTTCCATCTCTAACCTTCAAGTTCCAAGAAATTACAGACGCTTGCCTATTTTACTAGCTTCATCATCAGCTACGCCTTCTCACGAATCATCTTCATCCACACAAAGTGGGAATGTATTATCCTCAACTAATTCTCCACCAAAAGTGCCCTTTGTTGAGTCTTCTAAAACCCCGGATGACGGGTTCAACTATGCTTTGGCAAATCCTAATGGAAACCCAGTTGTTAGATTTGTTCAGCACACTGAATCAACTATTGAAAGG GCGATATTTGACTTTCGTTTTCTGGCACTCCTTGCTATTGGAGGTTCATTGGCTGGTTCTCTGCTCTGCTTCCTCAAT GGTTGTGTCTACATCGTTGACGCTTACAAAGTTTATTGGAGCAGCTGTGTCAAAGGAATTCACACAGGACAAATGGTTCTGCGATTGGTTGAAGCTATAG ATGTTTATCTTGCTGGGACCGTGATGTTAATATTTGGGATGGGCTTGTATGGATTGTTCATCACTAATGTCTCTCCTGATGTTCATCCAAGTCGCGATCGTGCCCTCAAGCAGTCTTCCTTGTTTGGGATGTTTGCTCTGAAG GAGAGGCCAAAATGGATGAAGATCAGTTCGCTTGATGAATTAAAAACCAAAGTGGGACATGTAATTGTCATGATCCTTCTTGTCAAGATGTTCGAGAGGAGCAAGATGGTCACTATAGCCACTGGTACTGATCTATTGAGCTACTCAGTGTGTATCTTCTTATCTTCTGCTTCCTTGTATATTCTCCATAATCTGCACAAGGAGTAA
- the LOC104106128 gene encoding uncharacterized protein translates to MTNRLKSAAARFFTATPVYCLIQKISHNNNKDAADRRVDRNNFLKFEISELQERSFVEQKKLKRRAISFTGMVLPLNALSQLVKNYHSKRGRSTAFKRQIFGSSSWDSVETTSRY, encoded by the exons ATGACAAATAG GTTGAAATCAGCTGCCGCTCGGTTCTTTACTGCTACACCCGTCTACTG CTTGATACAGAAAATCAGTCATAATAATAACAAAGATGCTGCTGATAGAAGAGTTGATAGAAACAACTTCTTAAAATTTGAGATCTCAGAATTGCAGGAG AGATCTTTTGTGGAACAGAAGAAGTTAAAAAGAAGAGCTATT AGCTTCACAGGTATGGTCCTGCCCTTGAATGCATTATCACAATTAGTGAAGAATTATCATAGCAAAAGAGGTCGCTCAACTGCTTTCAAAAGGCAAATATTTGG GTCCTCTTCATGGGATTCTGTAGAGACCACATCCAGATATTGA